The sequence GATTTAAAAGAGGTCTGTATTAGCCGCGGCGTTCCCGCCTTTCACGCGCAACAGGTGTTTGAATGGCTATACCGCAGGAGGGTTGATGATTTTTCTCTCATGCCCAACCTGCCGATTAAATTCAGGGAATATCTTAAAACGGCTTTTTGTTTTTCGCAGGTCAAAGC comes from Candidatus Omnitrophota bacterium and encodes:
- a CDS encoding 23S rRNA (adenine(2503)-C(2))-methyltransferase RlmN (23S rRNA m2A2503 methyltransferase; methylates the C2 position of the A2530 nucleotide in 23S rRNA; may be involved in antibiotic resistance), yielding MKDIKNLTRDDLKEVCISRGVPAFHAQQVFEWLYRRRVDDFSLMPNLPIKFREYLKTAFCFSQVKA